A genomic window from Pocillopora verrucosa isolate sample1 chromosome 7, ASM3666991v2, whole genome shotgun sequence includes:
- the LOC136282385 gene encoding uncharacterized protein: MMDTKIEIGQENICLEMESKQEDNAETYDDVVFRKDTPQAKLNVETQPYKDSDTVKHNPLFFMASAIAVASLLTALATLVLAVAIMTARSEVSTETSELQKNMQELERNLSALRDYSVSGDIIELKKNVSAELKELAIKMEKEMENMKNEGKNTELEDIRLAVQDAAQTLTGLNTSVNKKFLHFQQRIMQLDQKVKNTTGNTSVRGPPRVNVTNGDVGPAGPAGPPGPPGYNGTQGPAGPSGLPGFQGLRGPSGFNGTQGPPGPGAISCVFKTLSSLGMRPSSISQQEITATEQNGKIFIGVNCDTNDAKVAKLSSVDSGGKRTYKCTCEGTLTTGEATMYCYMHYWECQS; encoded by the exons ATGATGGATACTAAGATCGAGATCGGGCAGGAGAACATTTGTTTGGAAATGGAGTCTAAACAGGAAGATAACGCCGAAACCTATGACGATGTAGTTTTCAGAAAGGACACTCCACAGGCGAAACTAAACGTGGAAACACAGCCGTATAAAGATTCTGATACAGTGAAGCATAACCCATTATTCTTTATGGCATCTGCCATCGCTGTTGCTTCGCTCTTAACAGCCCTTGCCACTTTGGTTTTAGCTGTGGCAATCATGACGGCACGGAGCGAGGTTTCAACAG AAACGTCAGAACTTCAAAAGAATATGCAAGAATTGGAGAGGAACCTCTCTGCATTAAGAGATTACTCG gTTTCAGGGGATATAatagaactgaagaaaaac GTCTCAGCAGAATTGAAGGAGCTAGCGATAAAG atggaaaaagaaatggaaaacatgaaaaacgag GGCAAAAATACAGAGCTAGAGGATATCCGTCTCGCAGTACAGGATGCTGCCCAAACTTTGACTGGTCTGAACACAAGCGTAAATAAAAAGTTTCTGCATTTTCAACAAAGAATCATGCAACTGGATCAAAAG GTGAAAAATACTACTGGCAACACGAGCGTCAGAGGACCACCTAGAGTCAACGTTACTAATGGTGACGTTGGACCTGCCGGACCTGCCGGACCTCCCGGACCTCCGGGATATAATGGTACTCAGGGCCCTGCAGGACCGTCTGGACTACCTGGTTTTCAGGGTCTTCGTGGGCCATCTGGGTTCAATGGTACCCAGGGTCCACCTGGACCCGGGGCCATTTCCTGTGTTTTTAAGACTTTATCTAGCCTTGGTATGCGACCAAGCTCGATCTCCCAACAAGAAATTACAGCGACGGAACAAAAC GGTAAAATCTTTATTGGCGTCAACTGTGATACAAACGACGCGAAAGTTGCTAAATTATCAAGCGTCGACTCAGGTGGAAAGAGAACCTACAAGTGCACTTGCGAAGGTACCCTAACAACTGGAGAAGCAACGATGTATTGCTACATGCACTACTGGGAGTGTCAGTCATAA